In Novipirellula caenicola, a single window of DNA contains:
- a CDS encoding universal stress protein yields the protein MSGLTAKRIVAPVDFSDLSFDAVDKARQIVDEGGSIDVIHVLPILPVMEYGNLYGTVTDKSRIEHVKNNLRERLPDAKGATITIHAVVGDAGREITQFAESEEADLIVIPSHGYGFVKHILLGSVAERVVRLAHCPVLVLRS from the coding sequence ATGTCTGGACTAACCGCAAAACGGATCGTCGCGCCGGTCGATTTCAGTGACTTGTCATTTGATGCCGTTGACAAGGCACGGCAGATCGTTGACGAAGGGGGCTCGATTGACGTGATTCACGTGCTGCCTATTTTGCCGGTGATGGAGTACGGCAACCTGTATGGCACGGTCACGGACAAGTCGCGAATCGAACATGTCAAAAACAATCTTCGCGAACGATTGCCAGACGCCAAAGGGGCTACGATCACGATCCATGCCGTCGTCGGAGATGCGGGCCGCGAGATCACCCAGTTTGCCGAAAGCGAGGAAGCCGATTTGATCGTGATTCCCTCGCACGGCTATGGTTTTGTCAAACACATCCTTCTCGGCTCGGTTGCCGAACGCGTCGTCCGACTTGCTCATTGCCCCGTGCTGGTGCTGCGGAGCTAG
- a CDS encoding oxidoreductase — translation MSHLPSTEKKRLGVFKFASCDGCQLSLLSCEDELLALAEKVEIAHFLEASSATLPGPFDLALVEGSISTSEDIERIREIRHQSRSLVTIGACATSGGIQSLRNWADHDEYLRYVYPHPDYIDSLATSTAISDHVTVEFELRGCPVDKYQLLEVVMAFIHGRRPRIPSHSVCLECKRRGTICIAVTEGKPCLGPITQAGCGAICPAYHRACYGCFGPCAQANPPSLSEHYLADGTTPLQMIHQLRNVNAASRLFQIESNRIEAKPAAARAHE, via the coding sequence ATGAGCCATTTGCCTAGCACCGAGAAAAAGCGTTTGGGGGTGTTCAAGTTTGCTTCGTGCGACGGATGCCAACTTTCGCTACTAAGCTGCGAAGACGAATTGCTCGCGTTGGCCGAGAAGGTCGAGATTGCCCATTTTTTAGAGGCGAGTAGTGCTACGCTGCCGGGGCCTTTTGACTTGGCACTTGTTGAGGGTTCGATTTCGACCAGCGAAGACATCGAACGGATTCGTGAGATTCGCCATCAATCGCGATCGTTAGTGACGATCGGTGCGTGCGCGACGTCGGGCGGCATCCAATCGCTGCGAAACTGGGCCGATCACGACGAATACCTCCGTTATGTGTACCCGCATCCCGATTACATCGATTCGCTCGCCACCAGCACCGCGATCAGCGATCACGTTACAGTCGAATTTGAATTGCGTGGCTGTCCGGTCGATAAATATCAATTGCTCGAAGTGGTGATGGCCTTCATCCACGGTCGCCGCCCCCGAATCCCGTCGCACAGTGTTTGTTTGGAGTGTAAACGCCGCGGTACCATTTGTATCGCGGTGACGGAAGGCAAACCATGCCTTGGGCCGATCACACAAGCAGGGTGTGGTGCGATTTGCCCTGCGTATCATCGAGCATGTTATGGTTGTTTCGGTCCCTGTGCTCAAGCCAATCCGCCATCGTTGTCCGAGCATTATCTTGCCGACGGAACAACGCCGCTTCAGATGATTCATCAGCTACGAAATGTGAATGCAGCGTCACGGTTGTTTCAAATCGAGAGCAATCGAATTGAAGCGAAACCCGCAGCGGCGAGGGCTCACGAATGA
- a CDS encoding Ni/Fe hydrogenase subunit alpha, with translation MSRERKIIVNALTRVEGEGALHIRLDGDEIDDVRLSIYEPPRFFEALLRGRSIEEVPDITARICGICPVAYQMSSVHALESALNITVTPEIRALRRLLYCGEWIESHALHVFLLSAPDFFGCASGIELTKQFPQQINDGLRVRKVGNALLEILGGRAIHPVNVRVGGFHRMPSREELTPLLSELEWALAAAIELADWVAGFSFPTFDATCELIAMHHPDEYSMNQGQIASTQFPTFDVDKYEQHFSEDQVAHSTALQSTRRGQTSSYLLGPLARVALNRDQLSPQAFALAKKICPVSVTQNRFASILARMIEVVSCLEESIATIQSYETANQAFVPYVVQSGFGCAATEAPRGLLYHHYEISDDGRVAGAKIVPPTSQNQRQIEFDLRGYLPQLIRESDQTIANECEKLIRTYDPCISCSSHFLTVHVVRN, from the coding sequence ATGAGCCGAGAACGCAAGATCATCGTCAATGCATTGACTCGCGTCGAAGGAGAAGGGGCACTGCATATTCGGCTCGATGGCGACGAAATCGACGACGTGCGATTGTCGATCTATGAGCCACCTCGGTTTTTCGAGGCCTTGTTGCGAGGGCGATCGATCGAGGAGGTGCCGGACATCACGGCGCGGATTTGTGGAATCTGTCCGGTGGCATATCAAATGAGCTCGGTGCATGCCTTGGAATCGGCCTTGAACATCACCGTGACTCCTGAAATCAGGGCGTTGCGGCGATTGCTGTACTGCGGCGAATGGATTGAAAGTCATGCTTTGCACGTCTTCTTGCTCAGTGCTCCCGATTTTTTCGGGTGTGCCAGCGGGATTGAGTTGACAAAGCAGTTTCCACAGCAGATCAATGATGGGTTGCGTGTCCGAAAAGTCGGGAACGCCCTGTTAGAGATCCTCGGTGGTCGAGCGATCCATCCGGTGAACGTTCGCGTCGGTGGTTTTCATCGGATGCCATCCCGCGAGGAATTGACCCCGCTGTTGTCCGAGCTGGAGTGGGCACTTGCAGCAGCGATCGAGTTGGCCGATTGGGTCGCGGGGTTCTCGTTTCCAACCTTCGACGCAACCTGTGAACTGATCGCGATGCATCATCCCGATGAATACTCGATGAACCAAGGCCAAATCGCCTCGACCCAATTTCCGACTTTCGATGTCGACAAGTACGAGCAGCACTTTTCCGAAGACCAGGTGGCTCACAGTACCGCGCTGCAATCGACGCGTCGCGGCCAAACATCGTCCTATTTGCTAGGACCGCTGGCTCGTGTCGCACTAAATCGGGATCAGTTGTCGCCTCAGGCGTTTGCGTTAGCCAAGAAAATCTGTCCTGTATCGGTCACCCAAAATCGCTTCGCTTCGATTCTGGCACGCATGATTGAAGTCGTCAGTTGTCTGGAGGAATCGATCGCGACAATCCAATCCTATGAAACCGCGAACCAAGCGTTTGTTCCCTATGTGGTGCAATCCGGATTTGGATGTGCGGCGACCGAAGCCCCACGTGGATTGCTGTATCACCATTATGAAATCAGCGACGATGGACGGGTGGCCGGTGCGAAGATTGTGCCTCCGACGTCACAGAACCAACGGCAGATCGAATTTGATTTGCGTGGTTACCTGCCTCAATTGATCCGCGAATCGGATCAGACGATTGCCAATGAATGCGAAAAACTGATTCGCACCTATGACCCATGCATCAGTTGTTCTTCTCACTTCTTGACGGTCCATGTGGTACGGAACTAA
- a CDS encoding PAS domain S-box protein translates to MYNQDQVLLAALLRTAVDAIIVIDERGIMQSVNPATTKLFGYSEAEMVGENVKLLMPSPYREEHDGYLRSYHETGRAKIIGIGREVTGKRKDETTFPMHLAVSEVPLGDKKLFAGIVRDISDLKNAQQQLKEINDQLEQRVRERTSELHATQAELLKAGKLATLGQVSGGIAHEIRNPLNAVRTSAYYLRNAKKLTPEKTSEHLERIDRQVLLIEKVITALSDFVRLPEPSLSKCNVSDLIHDVISEVSLPENVHIENQVASDLPVAMVDPNQISIVFHNLLRNAGDAMPEGGTVTLASHVRDDQIIVEVIDTGVGIGDEHIRRITEPLFSTKAQGMGLGLAVSAAILDKNHGHLEVESQLGVGTTFAVHLPQHFRS, encoded by the coding sequence ATGTACAACCAAGACCAAGTCCTCCTTGCCGCGTTGTTGAGGACGGCCGTCGACGCGATCATTGTGATCGATGAACGAGGGATCATGCAGTCGGTCAATCCCGCCACCACCAAATTGTTCGGCTATAGCGAAGCAGAGATGGTGGGCGAAAACGTCAAATTGCTGATGCCGTCGCCCTATCGCGAAGAACACGACGGCTATCTCCGCAGTTACCACGAAACAGGACGCGCCAAAATCATTGGCATTGGCCGGGAAGTCACGGGAAAGCGGAAAGATGAAACCACCTTTCCGATGCACTTGGCCGTCAGCGAAGTGCCGCTAGGCGACAAGAAACTGTTTGCCGGGATCGTTCGCGACATCAGTGACCTAAAGAATGCTCAACAACAATTAAAAGAAATCAATGATCAACTTGAACAACGCGTCCGCGAGCGGACGAGCGAGTTGCACGCGACACAAGCGGAATTGCTAAAGGCCGGTAAACTGGCCACGCTCGGTCAGGTTTCCGGTGGGATCGCTCACGAGATTCGCAACCCGCTTAATGCCGTACGCACGTCGGCTTATTACCTTCGCAACGCCAAAAAATTGACCCCGGAAAAGACGAGCGAGCACCTGGAACGTATCGATCGTCAAGTGTTATTGATCGAAAAAGTCATCACAGCGCTTTCCGATTTTGTCCGACTGCCCGAGCCAAGTCTAAGCAAATGCAACGTCAGCGACTTGATTCACGATGTCATCTCGGAAGTCTCGCTTCCCGAGAACGTGCACATTGAAAACCAAGTCGCATCGGATCTGCCCGTCGCGATGGTCGATCCGAATCAAATTTCGATCGTGTTTCATAATCTGCTGCGAAATGCCGGCGACGCGATGCCCGAAGGAGGCACCGTCACCCTCGCGTCCCATGTCCGCGATGACCAAATCATCGTTGAAGTGATTGATACCGGAGTTGGAATCGGAGACGAGCATATCCGGCGGATCACCGAACCCTTGTTTTCCACCAAGGCACAAGGCATGGGGTTAGGCTTGGCCGTCTCGGCGGCGATTCTTGATAAAAACCATGGTCACTTGGAAGTCGAGAGCCAGCTTGGGGTGGGGACGACCTTTGCCGTCCACTTGCCCCAGCACTTTCGCTCCTAA
- a CDS encoding FAD/NAD(P)-binding protein, translating to MNEPGADDVSAIKRQAKAVPQTPVTAIRNDPWQIDAARLTEIREETPGVATFRFAWVDNHVTSRVAAQPGQFNMLYLPGVGEVAISVSDSQIRSDQVVHTIREVGNVTGAMFRLAVGDTIGVRGPFGSAWPLDDCVGHDVVLVCGGIGLAPMRTLVHELIRRRNQFGELNLLIGARTPSDLLYQDEYSQWNSQGIHVHTTVDRASTMWTGNIGVVILLLERLKLRDPAQTLLMTCGPEVMMMYTIQTAISRGLTRDHIWLSLERHMNCAVGTCGHCQFGPHFLCKDGPVLRFDQVHSLMEVTDL from the coding sequence ATGAACGAACCGGGGGCTGACGACGTGTCTGCAATCAAGCGGCAAGCCAAGGCTGTCCCTCAGACACCGGTTACGGCAATCCGCAACGATCCATGGCAAATCGATGCGGCAAGGTTGACTGAGATTCGTGAAGAGACACCCGGCGTGGCGACGTTTCGGTTCGCTTGGGTGGACAACCACGTGACCTCGCGAGTTGCGGCACAACCAGGCCAATTCAACATGCTGTATTTGCCGGGGGTCGGCGAGGTGGCCATCTCCGTCAGCGACTCGCAAATCCGATCGGACCAGGTCGTGCACACCATCCGCGAGGTTGGCAATGTGACCGGCGCCATGTTTCGCTTGGCGGTCGGCGATACGATCGGAGTGCGCGGCCCATTTGGTTCCGCTTGGCCACTGGATGACTGTGTCGGTCATGATGTCGTGCTGGTTTGTGGAGGCATTGGGCTCGCCCCGATGCGAACGTTGGTACACGAGCTCATTCGTCGCCGAAATCAATTCGGAGAACTGAATCTATTGATTGGAGCCCGCACCCCCTCGGATTTGCTCTACCAAGACGAGTATTCGCAGTGGAATTCACAGGGCATCCACGTGCACACCACCGTGGACCGGGCCAGCACCATGTGGACCGGCAACATCGGCGTCGTGATCTTGTTACTCGAGCGTTTGAAACTGCGTGATCCGGCGCAGACCTTGCTCATGACGTGTGGCCCCGAGGTGATGATGATGTATACGATTCAAACTGCGATTTCGCGAGGTTTGACGCGTGACCATATCTGGTTATCGCTCGAACGCCATATGAACTGCGCCGTGGGCACTTGCGGCCATTGTCAATTTGGACCTCATTTTCTGTGCAAAGACGGACCGGTGCTGCGGTTTGATCAGGTCCACTCATTGATGGAGGTGACGGATCTATGA